From the Anas platyrhynchos isolate ZD024472 breed Pekin duck chromosome 27, IASCAAS_PekinDuck_T2T, whole genome shotgun sequence genome, one window contains:
- the IKBKE gene encoding inhibitor of nuclear factor kappa-B kinase subunit epsilon isoform X3, with amino-acid sequence MQSTPNYLWSTDDLLGQGATASVYKARNKKSGELVAVKVFNNASYLRPQEVQMREFEMLRKLNHKNIVRLFAVEETGSSKQKVLVMEYCSSGSLLNVLEDPANAFGLAEPEFLVVLQCVARLSRELQAHASLLLPVAGMNHLRENGVVHRDIKPGNIMRLVGEDGQSIYKLTDFGAARELEDDEKFVSVYGTEEYLHPDMYERAVLRKPQQKAYGVTVDLWSIGVTFYHAATGSLPFIPFGGPRRNKETMYKITTEKPPGAIAGVQRQENGSIEWSYELPVTCQLSAGLKDQLIPILANILEADQEKCWGFDQFFAETNDILHRIVVDVFSLQQASSHRIYIHPYNTTSKFLDAVFKQTSIAPHHQEYFYEGHPYELDPNLQAHSFCRTARHSPLTLLSSAEQPEEVVGVRYRDPALDFPKFVPKVDVVADCSTAKSAVGAVHQTLRIAQALRRCQELVARGLHWVIGNLKSECSRVLEQRRGVNTVLTSLQLLEVKTRGLYEALPGGSGLPALKDLAVVKSRLQRVVEELSQCSHSIYDFQGALDGILSELVQHGQQAHEDKSIQQLECCLEKMQLIHKQFRKARNCPRLGYNEEQIHKLDKK; translated from the exons ATGCAGAGCACCCCCAACTACCTCTGGAGCACGGACGATCTTCTGGGCCAGGGCGCCACGGCCTCCGTCTACAAAGCTCGCAACAAG aAATCAGGGGAGCTGGTCGCTGTGAAGGTCTTCAACAATGCCAGCTACCTCCGCCCGCAGGAGGTGCAGATGAGGGAGTTCGAGATGCTGAGGAAGCTGAACCATAAAAACATCGTCAGGTTATTTGCCGTGGAGGAGACG ggcagcagcaagcagaaggTGCTGGTGATGGAGTACTGCTCGAGTGGCAGCTTGCTCAACGTCCTCGAGGACCCAGCGAATGCCTTCGGCTTGGCCGAGCCCGAGTTCCTCGTTGTGCTGCAGTGCGTGG CCCGCTTGAGCAGAGAGCTCCAGGCCCAcgcttccctcctgctcccagtGGCGGGGATGAACCACCTGCGCGAGAACGGCGTGGTGCACAGGGACATCAAACCCGGCAACATCATGCGGCTGGTGGGCGAGGACGGGCAGAGCATCTACAAACTGACGGATTTTGGGGCTGCCCGAGAGCTGGAAGACGACGAAAAGTTTGTGTCTGTCTACGGGACAGAGGAGTATCTC CACCCGGACATGTACGAGCGAGCTGTCCTGCGCAAGCCACAGCAGAAGGCCTATGGCGTCACCGTCGACCTGTGGAGCATCGGCGTCACCTTCTACCACGCTGCCACCGGCAGCCTGCCCTTCATCCCCTTCGGGGGACCCCGCAGGAACAAGGAGACCAT GTACAAAATCACCACCGAGAAGCCCCCCGGGGCCATCGCGGGCGTGCAGAGGCAGGAGAACGGGAGCATCGAGTGGAGCTACGAGCTGCCTGTCACCTGCCAGCTCTCGGC GGGGCTGAAGGACCAGCTCATACCCATCCTGGCCAATATCCTGGAGGCGGATCAGGAGAAGTGCTGGGGGTTCGATCAGTTTTTTGCAGAAACCAACGACATTCTGCACAGGATCGTGGTCGACGtcttctccctgcagcaggcTTCCTCGCATCGCATCTACATCCACCCCTACAACAC taccAGCAAGTTTTTAGACGCTGTCTTCAAACAAACGAGCATAGCTCCCCACCATcaagaatatttttatgaagGTCACCCGTACGAGCTGGATCCCAACCTGCAGGCCCACAGCTTCTGCAGAACCGCGCGGCACAGCCCGCTGACCCTGCTGAGCTCCGCCGAGCAGCCAGAAGAGGTGGTGGGAGTGAGATACAGAGACC CGGCGCTCGACTTCCCAAAGTTTGTCCCCAAGGTGGACGTCGTGGCTGACTGCAGCACCGCCAAG AGCGCGGTGGGCGCCGTGCACCAGACGCTGCGGATCGCCCAGGCACTGCGGcgctgccaggagctggtggccaGGGGCCTGCACTGGGTGAT TGGGAACCTGAAATCGGAGTGCTCAAGGGTTTtggagcagaggagaggggTGAACACGGTGCTCaccagcctgcagctgctggaggtgaaGACCCGCGGGCT GTACGAGGCTCTTCCCGGAGGCAGCGGGCTGCCGGCTCTGAAGGACTTGGCGGTGGTGAAGAGCCGGCTGCAGAGG GTCGTGGAGGAGCTTTCCCAGTGCTCCCACAGCATCTACGACTTCCAGGGGGCACTGGATGGCATTTTGTCCGAGCTGGTGCAGCACGGGCAACAAGCGCACGAAGACAAAAG CATCCAGCAGCTCGAGTGCTGCCTGGAGAAGATGCAGCTCATACACAAGCAGTTCAGGAAGGCCAGGAATTGTCCGC ggctgggctACAACGAGGAGCAGATTCACAAGCTGGACAA GAAATAA